A region of Pseudarthrobacter sp. NIBRBAC000502770 DNA encodes the following proteins:
- a CDS encoding ATP-binding protein: protein MTVAQIQVDQRVIGIDSRRFASVEKALVELITNSDDSYARVERAGGNVTGRILVGYERHHSGAVLTVSDQAEGMSFQQAGRILSYGGAHSPLARGEGAGRGYFGRGLKQAIFGLGHGWIETIHAGRFTRIDIFRSSNGGYLYDDDGADRQAFPADYARLGIPGGGSGTKVTIVVDNPHATITQQSTLLQLLADNIYLREVLDRRTVELLHGHPGNGDDGSDIIRFREPPAATLVGPDAPGSFSVGGTEYAFTVTLKRAEGVELTLKGDERTAGLVVESGMAVLDCQMFEFENQVGTEYLFGMVRCPALTDMLGRGVAIISDEREGLNTKDPFVAAFSHAVSRMIAAPVQAEKEKLTHLERATTSGRTAGMIEHLLQHMSEAAVRDLGLETAPEGRNGNGAELPAAPLPAALRFTTPFYYRPPVHPFHVALLLDPHQLPRGEMLEFDLDLPSTIRLDPLPAPVPVGALAETLRLEWTAAGEQAGDQGQITARAGSYWALCEVVIADHASRRTADQPPHRGAAGTLPAPRRQAHRASRDHGVDLFTGYDFRNLHNTTDRAVYSEAERKVIINTAAPTVQLYVDGRGRFRDSARLLLAELFLDVISDELARRSVDQRGQGGDLEAFRNAKRAIIGRYGSEVHRTFLG from the coding sequence ATGACGGTTGCCCAGATCCAGGTGGACCAGCGCGTGATCGGGATCGATTCCCGGCGCTTCGCCTCTGTTGAGAAGGCGCTCGTGGAGCTCATCACGAACAGCGACGACAGTTACGCGCGGGTGGAAAGAGCGGGCGGCAACGTGACGGGCAGGATCCTGGTCGGCTACGAGCGGCACCACTCCGGAGCGGTGCTGACGGTCAGTGACCAGGCGGAGGGCATGTCCTTCCAGCAAGCCGGCCGCATCCTCAGCTACGGCGGCGCCCACAGCCCGCTGGCGCGCGGCGAGGGCGCAGGCCGCGGCTACTTCGGCCGCGGACTCAAGCAGGCCATCTTCGGCCTGGGCCACGGCTGGATCGAAACCATCCACGCCGGCCGGTTTACCCGGATCGATATCTTCCGCAGCAGCAATGGCGGCTACTTGTATGATGACGACGGCGCTGACAGGCAGGCATTCCCCGCGGACTACGCCCGGCTCGGGATACCCGGCGGTGGCAGCGGCACCAAGGTCACCATCGTCGTCGACAACCCGCACGCCACCATCACGCAGCAGTCAACGCTGCTTCAACTCCTCGCGGACAACATCTACCTGCGGGAAGTGCTGGACCGGCGCACGGTGGAACTGCTGCACGGACACCCCGGAAACGGGGACGACGGCAGCGACATCATCCGCTTCCGGGAGCCGCCGGCGGCAACACTGGTTGGCCCTGATGCGCCCGGCAGCTTCAGTGTCGGCGGAACCGAGTATGCGTTCACCGTCACGCTGAAGCGGGCCGAGGGTGTCGAGCTGACACTGAAGGGCGACGAGCGCACCGCCGGTCTGGTGGTGGAGTCCGGCATGGCCGTGCTCGACTGCCAGATGTTCGAGTTCGAGAACCAGGTGGGCACCGAATACCTCTTTGGAATGGTCCGGTGCCCGGCGCTGACCGACATGCTGGGCAGGGGTGTAGCCATCATCAGTGACGAGCGTGAGGGCCTGAACACCAAGGACCCGTTCGTTGCAGCATTCTCGCACGCGGTAAGCCGGATGATCGCGGCACCCGTCCAGGCGGAAAAGGAAAAACTCACCCATTTGGAACGTGCCACCACCTCGGGCCGGACGGCCGGGATGATCGAACACCTGCTGCAGCATATGAGTGAGGCCGCCGTCCGGGACCTGGGCCTGGAAACAGCACCTGAGGGCCGGAATGGGAACGGCGCGGAGCTACCGGCGGCGCCACTGCCGGCGGCGCTGCGGTTCACAACGCCCTTCTACTACCGTCCGCCCGTGCATCCGTTCCATGTAGCCCTGCTGCTGGATCCACACCAGCTGCCCCGGGGGGAAATGTTGGAGTTCGATCTGGACCTGCCGTCCACGATCCGGCTGGACCCGCTGCCTGCACCTGTTCCGGTCGGCGCGCTCGCGGAGACTTTACGGCTTGAGTGGACTGCGGCGGGGGAGCAGGCCGGGGACCAGGGGCAGATTACCGCACGGGCGGGGAGCTACTGGGCGCTCTGCGAGGTGGTCATCGCCGACCACGCTTCCCGCCGCACCGCAGACCAGCCGCCGCACCGCGGGGCCGCCGGAACATTGCCGGCCCCGCGCCGCCAGGCCCACCGCGCGAGCCGGGACCACGGCGTGGACCTTTTTACCGGCTACGACTTCAGGAACCTCCACAACACTACGGACCGTGCCGTGTATTCCGAAGCGGAGCGGAAGGTCATCATCAACACCGCAGCCCCCACGGTCCAGCTCTACGTCGACGGCCGGGGGCGGTTCCGCGACTCCGCCCGGCTCCTGCTCGCCGAGCTCTTCCTTGACGTTATCTCGGATGAGCTGGCACGGCGCAGCGTGGATCAGCGTGGCCAGGGAGGTGACCTCGAAGCGTTCCGGAACGCCAAACGGGCCATCATTGGCCGCTACGGCAGCGAGGTACACCGCACCTTCCTGGGCTGA
- a CDS encoding SRPBCC domain-containing protein: MTENAIRLERHYPHPAAAVWAALTTPELLARWWAQGNIAPVVGHRFTMDMDAWGRQQCEVLTVDPGASISFLFSEGQLDTTITWRLEPVDGGTILHFEHAGFQLDTPMGRHAIEGMGNGWPGLLARIDGVLAGVS, encoded by the coding sequence ATGACTGAAAATGCCATCAGGCTTGAACGCCACTACCCCCACCCCGCCGCTGCTGTGTGGGCCGCGCTGACGACACCGGAACTCCTGGCCCGTTGGTGGGCCCAGGGCAACATCGCACCCGTGGTCGGCCACCGTTTCACCATGGACATGGACGCCTGGGGCCGGCAGCAGTGTGAAGTCCTCACCGTTGACCCCGGCGCGTCCATCAGCTTCCTCTTCTCCGAAGGCCAGCTGGATACCACCATCACCTGGCGCCTTGAGCCGGTGGACGGCGGCACCATCCTCCACTTCGAGCACGCCGGGTTCCAGCTCGACACTCCTATGGGACGCCACGCCATCGAAGGCATGGGCAACGGCTGGCCCGGCCTGCTGGCCCGTATCGATGGGGTCCTTGCCGGGGTGTCCTGA
- a CDS encoding helix-turn-helix transcriptional regulator, with the protein MFPDVFAAVSNPARRVILDELRQGSRTAGELTGLLDLSRPAASEHLAVLRDAGLVREERQGRNRVYHLQPARLAEIGGWVKHFEHYWNQRLDALADLLDEEKPND; encoded by the coding sequence GTGTTTCCCGATGTTTTCGCCGCCGTATCCAACCCGGCGCGGCGCGTCATCCTCGACGAACTGCGACAAGGGTCCAGGACGGCCGGCGAACTTACCGGCCTGCTGGACCTTAGCCGTCCGGCGGCATCCGAACACTTGGCCGTGCTCCGGGACGCAGGGCTGGTCCGTGAGGAACGGCAGGGACGGAACAGGGTGTACCACCTGCAGCCTGCCCGCCTCGCCGAGATCGGCGGCTGGGTGAAGCACTTCGAGCACTACTGGAACCAGCGGCTGGACGCCCTGGCAGACCTTCTGGACGAGGAGAAACCAAATGACTGA
- a CDS encoding zinc-binding dehydrogenase — MKAWQFTGTNNPLTLNEVAEPSAGPGQVVVSVKAAGVCHSDVTAIDDAGWMPLFPEPPRTMGHENAGVITEVGAGMEHWKVGDRVGLSPVMKDGDALGYGKWDGGFGPQLLATDDNLVKLPDEVSFELGAMATDAGLTAYHAIMAVGGAKPGMKVGVIGLGGLGYIGARVAALSGAEVYGAEVNPETQKLAGEIGLAGVAESITAFKDKNLDLIVDYAGFGTTTSAALETLAEFGTLVQVGMGRLEATINTYPLIINQLSIKGSKSGTKEDLENLYALMKSGQLNPPMNLIKQADIPGAIDKLRKGGVVGRFIAVYED; from the coding sequence ATGAAGGCATGGCAGTTCACCGGCACCAACAACCCCCTTACGCTGAACGAAGTGGCTGAACCCAGTGCAGGTCCGGGCCAGGTAGTGGTCAGCGTCAAGGCCGCCGGGGTGTGCCACTCCGACGTCACCGCCATCGACGACGCCGGTTGGATGCCGCTGTTCCCCGAGCCCCCGCGGACCATGGGTCACGAAAATGCGGGCGTCATCACCGAAGTGGGCGCTGGCATGGAGCACTGGAAGGTCGGCGACCGGGTTGGCCTCTCCCCCGTCATGAAGGACGGCGATGCGTTGGGTTATGGCAAGTGGGACGGCGGCTTCGGGCCCCAACTCCTCGCCACCGACGACAACCTGGTGAAGCTGCCGGACGAGGTCTCCTTCGAGTTGGGCGCGATGGCCACCGACGCAGGGCTGACCGCCTACCACGCGATCATGGCCGTGGGCGGGGCGAAACCGGGCATGAAGGTAGGCGTGATTGGCCTGGGCGGCCTGGGCTACATCGGCGCCCGGGTGGCAGCACTGTCAGGTGCGGAGGTCTATGGCGCCGAGGTAAACCCCGAGACGCAAAAGCTCGCCGGTGAGATCGGCCTCGCCGGAGTGGCCGAGTCCATTACGGCGTTCAAGGACAAGAACCTGGACCTCATCGTGGACTACGCCGGGTTCGGCACCACCACCTCCGCCGCACTCGAGACCCTCGCCGAGTTCGGCACGCTGGTCCAGGTGGGCATGGGACGCCTCGAAGCGACCATCAACACCTACCCGCTGATCATCAACCAGCTGTCCATCAAGGGATCCAAGTCGGGCACCAAGGAAGACCTCGAAAACCTTTATGCCCTCATGAAGTCCGGCCAGCTGAACCCGCCGATGAACCTCATCAAGCAGGCGGATATCCCCGGCGCCATCGACAAGCTGCGCAAGGGCGGCGTAGTGGGCCGTTTCATCGCGGTCTACGAGGACTAA
- a CDS encoding VOC family protein, which produces MLTIGTIVLGVNDVNAATKFWNDALGYVPREAGDDTWVTLVPSSGPGAELSLMLSETPVQDHPRIHLDLYADDQSAEVERLVSLGARRVDWDSYPEDPDFVVLEDPDGNLFCVIDRSPR; this is translated from the coding sequence ATGTTGACTATCGGAACCATTGTCCTCGGCGTCAACGACGTCAACGCCGCCACGAAGTTCTGGAACGATGCCCTCGGCTACGTCCCCCGGGAGGCCGGTGACGATACGTGGGTGACCCTGGTGCCGTCGTCGGGCCCTGGCGCGGAACTGTCCCTCATGCTCAGCGAAACCCCGGTGCAGGACCACCCGCGCATCCACCTGGACCTGTATGCGGACGACCAGTCCGCGGAGGTGGAGCGGCTGGTTTCGCTCGGCGCCCGGCGCGTGGACTGGGACTCGTACCCGGAGGATCCGGACTTCGTGGTCCTTGAGGATCCGGACGGGAACCTGTTCTGCGTTATCGACAGGAGCCCGCGGTAG
- a CDS encoding NYN domain-containing protein has translation MNKAPEPARRPGIRAAMFVDFDNVFTGLQALDPAAARRFAEDPKQWADALSDGGAADDSRRFLIRNCYLNPMVYSKYRPYWTRAGFRVIDCPSLTQRGKSSTDINLVLDAMDALSGSVAIEEFFIASADADFTSLIQRFRAADRMTTVIAAGAVAFAYREMADHVVESHDFVAILNGTTAEPINAVASAKLPPGPATAKSKPKPGSPAVAEVLKFVRSASGPVKGALVAHRALSAEPSLKTDWAGLGRFGAWVAQIGKDIEYSPAKGGWVWDAKRFSAEDLPAPAEVQPGVEERVTRVTDVPALSAAQFRQIFTSMEARLREHQLNRNELARQVRDDCVSAGEPVSRNAVNFVLQGLAYADFQLRDDATAAEIAAAWTANVEELCRVALLEFDASEKLAVRRWASGGLLEK, from the coding sequence ATGAACAAGGCACCTGAACCTGCGCGCCGGCCTGGCATCCGTGCAGCGATGTTTGTCGATTTCGACAATGTTTTCACCGGCCTGCAGGCCTTGGACCCGGCCGCGGCGAGGCGCTTTGCCGAGGATCCCAAGCAGTGGGCCGATGCCCTGTCAGATGGCGGAGCCGCTGACGACTCCCGAAGGTTCCTGATCCGCAACTGCTACTTGAACCCCATGGTGTACTCCAAGTACCGCCCCTACTGGACGCGGGCTGGATTTCGCGTGATCGACTGCCCGTCGCTGACGCAGCGCGGAAAGAGCAGCACGGACATCAACCTGGTGCTCGATGCCATGGATGCGCTCTCCGGAAGCGTGGCCATTGAGGAGTTCTTCATCGCCTCGGCCGACGCCGATTTCACCTCCCTGATCCAGCGGTTCCGCGCAGCTGACCGGATGACCACCGTGATCGCCGCCGGCGCCGTTGCCTTCGCTTACCGGGAAATGGCGGACCACGTGGTCGAGTCACATGACTTCGTGGCCATTCTCAACGGCACCACCGCCGAACCCATCAATGCCGTGGCTTCGGCGAAGCTGCCGCCCGGCCCCGCAACAGCAAAGTCAAAGCCAAAACCGGGTTCGCCCGCGGTGGCTGAGGTACTGAAGTTTGTCCGGTCCGCGTCCGGCCCGGTGAAAGGAGCCTTGGTGGCGCACCGGGCCCTGAGTGCGGAGCCGTCCTTGAAGACGGACTGGGCCGGCCTTGGGCGGTTCGGAGCGTGGGTGGCCCAGATCGGCAAGGACATCGAATACTCACCGGCCAAGGGCGGCTGGGTGTGGGACGCCAAGCGCTTCTCCGCTGAGGACCTTCCCGCTCCCGCCGAAGTTCAGCCCGGCGTCGAGGAGCGGGTCACCCGGGTGACGGACGTCCCTGCCTTGTCGGCGGCCCAGTTTCGGCAGATCTTCACCTCCATGGAGGCCCGCCTCCGGGAACATCAGCTCAACCGGAATGAGCTGGCCCGGCAGGTGCGGGATGACTGTGTCAGTGCCGGCGAACCCGTCTCCCGCAATGCCGTGAACTTTGTGCTGCAGGGCTTGGCATACGCCGATTTCCAGCTGCGGGACGATGCGACCGCGGCCGAGATTGCTGCCGCATGGACGGCCAATGTGGAGGAACTCTGCCGGGTGGCGCTGCTGGAGTTCGATGCGTCTGAAAAGCTGGCGGTCCGGCGGTGGGCGAGCGGCGGGTTGCTGGAAAAGTAA
- a CDS encoding patatin-like phospholipase family protein, with protein MNTTPSPIPHPVPHPVPSVTSGRALVLGGGGSTGNAWLIGVLAGLADAGLDVTGAPRVIGTSAGSTAAAQIAGASPAELYAAVMDAPLPQRLRAAGTSSAGSPVPNHLERTGRIIARSATAADMRRRMGAAAIDMAEDYDHSGRWRATVAARLTTQEWPEHELLIPAVDASTGEPAVFDRSGGIDLVDAVAASCSSGSAYRIGDRSYIDGGYRRNENADLATGCGRVLVLSPFGGRTRMPLEWGMQLAAQVEELQAHGSRVEVISPGSGAEHMFGANAMDPSLRPAAAHAGYNQGKDLAGKLTKFWQ; from the coding sequence ATGAACACAACACCTTCTCCCATCCCGCACCCCGTCCCGCACCCCGTTCCCTCGGTTACTTCCGGGCGCGCCCTGGTCCTCGGTGGCGGGGGCTCCACAGGAAACGCTTGGCTGATCGGCGTTCTCGCCGGACTGGCAGACGCCGGGCTGGACGTGACCGGCGCCCCCCGGGTCATCGGAACATCGGCAGGATCCACGGCCGCTGCGCAGATCGCCGGCGCCAGTCCGGCGGAGCTGTACGCCGCCGTCATGGACGCGCCGCTTCCACAGCGGCTGCGGGCCGCCGGAACTTCGTCGGCCGGCAGTCCGGTCCCCAACCACCTGGAGCGGACCGGCAGGATCATCGCCCGTTCCGCAACTGCGGCGGACATGCGTCGGAGGATGGGCGCGGCCGCCATCGACATGGCGGAGGACTACGACCATTCCGGACGGTGGCGGGCCACCGTGGCGGCCCGGCTGACGACACAGGAATGGCCGGAGCATGAACTGCTGATCCCTGCGGTGGATGCCAGTACCGGTGAACCGGCAGTGTTCGACCGGTCCGGCGGCATCGACCTGGTCGACGCGGTCGCCGCCAGTTGTTCCAGCGGCTCCGCCTACCGGATTGGAGACAGGAGCTACATCGACGGCGGCTACCGGCGAAATGAAAACGCCGACCTGGCCACCGGGTGTGGCAGGGTCCTGGTCCTGTCACCCTTCGGTGGCAGGACGCGCATGCCGCTTGAGTGGGGCATGCAGCTCGCCGCGCAGGTGGAGGAGCTCCAAGCGCATGGCAGCAGAGTCGAAGTGATCTCCCCTGGCAGCGGGGCCGAGCACATGTTCGGCGCCAACGCCATGGACCCCTCACTCCGTCCGGCCGCGGCTCACGCCGGATACAACCAGGGCAAAGACCTCGCCGGGAAACTAACTAAATTTTGGCAGTAG
- a CDS encoding GNAT family N-acetyltransferase, which produces MISIDRDSPARDDVHLLLSEHLADMFATSPAESVHALDHSALSAPSVTFWTAREDGNLLGCGALKLLDSPAGPQRHGEIKSMRTTATARGRGVAALILGHILDDARTRNLERVYLETGTEDYFAAARRLYARHGFTVCEPFAAYVLDPHSVFMELRL; this is translated from the coding sequence ATGATTTCGATAGACCGGGACAGCCCCGCGCGCGACGACGTCCACCTGCTCCTCAGCGAGCACCTCGCCGACATGTTCGCCACCTCGCCGGCCGAGAGCGTGCACGCCCTGGACCATTCGGCCCTGTCCGCCCCGTCCGTCACGTTCTGGACGGCCCGCGAGGACGGCAACCTTTTGGGGTGCGGCGCTCTTAAGCTTCTGGACTCCCCCGCCGGTCCGCAGAGGCATGGCGAGATCAAGTCCATGCGCACCACGGCAACCGCCCGGGGCCGGGGCGTGGCCGCCCTCATACTGGGACATATCCTTGATGACGCCCGTACGCGGAACCTTGAGCGGGTCTATCTGGAGACCGGAACCGAGGACTACTTCGCGGCCGCGCGGCGGCTGTACGCCCGGCACGGTTTCACGGTGTGCGAGCCCTTCGCCGCCTACGTGTTGGACCCCCACAGCGTCTTCATGGAGCTCCGACTGTAG
- a CDS encoding metallophosphoesterase: MLSKTLTITTAALTLAFGLLASQPAFAETAEADNTTDGNQAFTFAAIGDIPYGAAEIAKFPSRIQDLNADKELKFVAHVGDIKNGSSVCSDEYFSYIRTQFDNFTHPLVYTPGDNEWVDCHRTNNGAYNPLERLDKIREVFFNQPGKTLGATMPVKSQESLGLPEDVRFEKNRVAFSVLNVQGSNNSLLPWSGLGKTEPTPEQLAEVEHRTDAVIAQIHQTFAEARRSNDRAVVLMQQADMFDPSLLADATANPATVSGFREVVQAMVEETNNFDAPVYLVNGDSHVFAENQPLAAGSPWLDIYGSPAADNLQRITVDGANNAVDYVRFTVAGNSAKGADVLSWEKVPFSK; encoded by the coding sequence ATGCTTTCAAAGACTTTGACAATCACGACGGCGGCGCTCACCTTGGCATTCGGCCTCCTGGCGTCCCAGCCCGCTTTCGCCGAAACAGCAGAGGCGGACAACACCACCGACGGCAACCAGGCCTTCACCTTCGCCGCCATCGGTGACATCCCCTACGGCGCCGCCGAGATCGCCAAGTTCCCGTCCCGCATCCAGGATCTCAATGCGGACAAGGAACTGAAGTTCGTAGCACACGTGGGCGATATAAAGAACGGTTCCTCCGTCTGCTCGGACGAGTACTTCTCCTACATCCGCACACAATTCGACAATTTTACCCACCCGCTGGTCTACACGCCTGGCGACAACGAGTGGGTGGACTGCCACCGCACCAACAATGGCGCCTACAACCCGCTGGAGCGCCTGGACAAGATCCGGGAGGTCTTCTTCAACCAGCCCGGCAAGACCCTGGGCGCCACCATGCCGGTGAAGTCGCAGGAGAGCCTGGGTTTGCCGGAGGACGTCCGCTTCGAAAAGAACCGGGTGGCTTTCTCCGTCCTGAACGTCCAGGGCAGCAACAACTCCCTCCTGCCGTGGAGCGGGCTGGGCAAGACTGAACCCACGCCGGAGCAGCTCGCCGAGGTGGAACACCGTACGGACGCCGTGATCGCCCAGATCCACCAGACCTTCGCCGAAGCCAGGCGCAGTAACGACCGCGCCGTGGTGCTCATGCAGCAGGCCGACATGTTCGACCCGTCGCTGCTGGCCGACGCCACCGCAAACCCGGCAACGGTATCCGGCTTCCGCGAGGTCGTCCAGGCCATGGTGGAGGAGACCAACAACTTCGACGCTCCTGTCTACCTGGTCAACGGCGACAGCCACGTCTTCGCTGAGAACCAGCCCCTTGCCGCGGGCTCACCTTGGCTGGACATCTACGGCTCACCCGCCGCCGACAACCTGCAGCGCATCACGGTGGACGGCGCCAACAACGCCGTGGACTACGTCCGCTTCACGGTGGCCGGAAACAGCGCCAAAGGCGCCGACGTGCTGAGTTGGGAAAAGGTCCCCTTCAGCAAGTAG
- a CDS encoding phosphatidylinositol-specific phospholipase C/glycerophosphodiester phosphodiesterase family protein has protein sequence MFVKSTLAAIAVLASLAGTAVAPAQAGAEAPNPAPVVVGQPLAGTHAHNDYEHDRPLFDALGHGFTSVEADVWLVDGELRVAHDLADAKQGVTLESLYLDPLQDLVRSTPGHSVYPKWDGSLQLLIDIKSDGEATYAAIEQELAEHRDIMSRYTNGNVKTGPVTAVISGNRPLATMQAQDKRFSFYDGRSTDLTSGLPAALMPLVSDNWTKLFTWQGVGPMPEAERAKLGAFVATANANGYRVRFWATPDQPGSARDAVWTELADAGVDHINTDDLAGLQQFLTARGA, from the coding sequence GTGTTCGTGAAAAGCACCCTCGCCGCCATCGCCGTCCTCGCCTCACTGGCCGGGACAGCCGTAGCCCCTGCCCAAGCCGGGGCCGAGGCACCCAATCCGGCGCCCGTCGTCGTCGGCCAACCCCTCGCCGGCACCCATGCCCACAACGACTATGAGCATGACCGTCCCCTGTTCGACGCACTGGGGCACGGTTTCACCAGCGTCGAAGCGGACGTATGGCTGGTTGACGGTGAGCTGCGCGTGGCCCACGACCTCGCTGACGCCAAACAGGGCGTCACGCTCGAAAGCCTTTACCTCGACCCACTCCAGGACCTGGTCCGCAGCACCCCCGGCCACAGCGTCTACCCCAAGTGGGACGGCAGCCTGCAGCTCCTGATCGACATCAAGAGCGATGGCGAGGCCACCTACGCCGCCATCGAGCAGGAACTGGCCGAGCACCGCGACATCATGAGCCGCTACACCAACGGCAACGTCAAGACCGGCCCGGTCACCGCCGTCATCAGCGGCAACCGTCCGCTGGCCACCATGCAGGCCCAGGACAAGCGCTTCAGCTTCTACGACGGACGCTCCACCGACCTCACCTCCGGCCTGCCCGCTGCCCTGATGCCGCTGGTCAGCGACAACTGGACCAAGCTCTTCACCTGGCAGGGCGTCGGCCCCATGCCGGAGGCCGAGCGCGCCAAGCTGGGCGCCTTCGTGGCCACCGCAAACGCCAACGGCTACCGCGTCCGCTTCTGGGCCACCCCGGACCAGCCCGGTAGCGCCCGCGACGCCGTCTGGACCGAACTTGCCGATGCCGGCGTGGACCACATCAACACCGACGACCTCGCCGGCCTCCAGCAATTCCTCACCGCCCGCGGCGCCTGA
- a CDS encoding HNH endonuclease signature motif containing protein: MESGAVVDAKGMAGLAGAVASLTGLVDELAGVVNTSAEAVGRTDGHDPLHELSESCLDSLGIVARVEAATAAVKVRLLAEHSEAAAAMEAPAESAFESAAREMSIVAEVACTLTIGEGAASALLQDAHALTTSLPATLKAMEAGAISWRHAQIMVDETSGLDSAAAAALEAHFLDPEAPNAARGASAGELVPGRFRRKARAWRERHHPESLETRHVKSVSDRRMEYSPDRDGMAWVSVYLAADKACAIWNRTSALARGLQGPDEARTLPQLKADLAAKLLLGGATDLAGPWPSLKADVLVTVPILSLLGATDESADLDNYGPIPASMARRLVTEGAGSFYRVLVDPRDGAPLELGRTNYRLTESLKRWLRMRDGKCTFPACSNHSQDNEADHLTAWEHGGATGISNLGQLCPKHHRLKHRTGWSPGAASKNEPPGWTSPSGRHYNAEQPDREPTIWPPGCLPGETSALEVLVVDYLAIS; encoded by the coding sequence ATGGAAAGCGGAGCGGTTGTGGATGCGAAAGGCATGGCTGGACTGGCCGGTGCAGTCGCATCCCTTACCGGGTTGGTGGACGAGCTAGCGGGAGTTGTGAACACCTCTGCCGAGGCTGTGGGCCGCACGGATGGTCACGACCCACTGCATGAACTTTCAGAGTCCTGCCTGGACAGCCTGGGCATCGTGGCCCGGGTCGAAGCTGCTACTGCAGCGGTGAAAGTCCGGCTGCTCGCAGAACATTCGGAGGCCGCAGCCGCCATGGAAGCGCCGGCGGAAAGCGCCTTCGAGTCGGCGGCCAGGGAGATGAGTATCGTCGCCGAAGTCGCCTGCACGCTCACCATCGGCGAGGGAGCCGCGTCCGCGCTGTTGCAGGACGCCCATGCGCTCACCACCTCTCTTCCGGCTACGCTCAAGGCCATGGAGGCTGGAGCCATTTCTTGGCGGCATGCCCAGATTATGGTCGACGAAACCAGCGGCCTGGACTCGGCAGCCGCAGCAGCCTTGGAAGCCCACTTCCTGGACCCGGAGGCGCCTAACGCGGCCCGGGGTGCATCTGCCGGAGAGCTTGTGCCGGGCCGTTTCCGGCGGAAGGCACGTGCCTGGCGGGAACGCCATCATCCCGAGTCCCTGGAAACCCGGCACGTTAAGTCCGTGTCGGATCGACGGATGGAATACTCGCCGGACCGGGACGGCATGGCCTGGGTTTCGGTCTACCTGGCTGCTGATAAGGCCTGTGCCATCTGGAACAGGACCTCCGCCCTGGCACGTGGACTGCAAGGACCGGACGAGGCAAGGACCCTTCCCCAGCTCAAGGCAGACCTTGCCGCCAAATTGCTACTCGGTGGCGCCACGGACCTGGCCGGACCCTGGCCGTCCCTCAAAGCCGATGTCCTGGTCACGGTGCCAATCCTTTCCCTCCTCGGTGCTACGGACGAGTCTGCCGACCTGGATAACTACGGGCCTATCCCCGCGTCCATGGCACGCAGACTCGTCACGGAAGGTGCCGGCTCTTTCTATCGGGTTTTGGTGGACCCCCGCGACGGAGCCCCGCTGGAACTTGGCCGCACCAACTACCGGCTCACGGAGTCACTCAAACGGTGGTTGAGGATGCGGGATGGGAAATGCACTTTCCCGGCGTGCAGCAACCACAGCCAGGACAACGAGGCGGACCACCTCACGGCTTGGGAGCATGGGGGCGCCACCGGAATCAGCAACCTGGGACAGTTATGCCCCAAGCACCACCGGCTCAAACATCGGACCGGCTGGAGTCCGGGTGCGGCTTCCAAGAATGAGCCACCGGGCTGGACTTCTCCCAGCGGTCGCCACTACAACGCCGAACAACCGGACCGGGAACCGACAATCTGGCCACCGGGCTGCCTGCCGGGAGAGACCAGCGCGCTGGAGGTACTGGTTGTGGACTATCTCGCGATCTCGTAA